A genomic window from Sulfurospirillum multivorans DSM 12446 includes:
- a CDS encoding chaperone NapD, with translation MNISSIVIQTKPLHVKEIIAICEASDFCDYHFSDEQTGKIVVTIEGENLDEEMSKMKKIEQIPHVICADMMMAYSEDELDKEREMLEHSPSVPDILNDESIALKDIVYKGDLKKKIN, from the coding sequence ATGAATATTTCAAGTATTGTGATACAAACAAAGCCTTTACATGTAAAAGAAATTATCGCCATTTGTGAGGCGAGTGATTTTTGTGACTACCATTTTTCCGATGAGCAAACAGGCAAGATCGTCGTGACGATTGAGGGTGAAAACCTCGATGAAGAGATGTCAAAAATGAAAAAGATCGAGCAGATTCCTCACGTCATCTGTGCCGATATGATGATGGCATACAGTGAGGATGAACTGGACAAAGAGCGCGAAATGTTAGAGCATTCTCCCAGCGTGCCAGACATCCTCAATGATGAAAGTATTGCACTCAAAGACATCGTCTACAAGGGTGATTTGAAGAAGAAGATCAACTAA
- the ychF gene encoding redox-regulated ATPase YchF encodes MGLGVGIVGLPNVGKSTTFNALTKAQNAESANYPFCTIEPNKAVVPVPDPRLEELAKIVNPERIQHSTVDFVDIAGLVKGASAGEGLGNQFLSNIREVEVILHMVRCFEDENITHVENSINPLRDIEIIESELIFADVQQLDKKLDRLKRQAKLEKGAQAMAEIATELRAHLDDIKPVSTFARRDDENFQALDKELRFLSNKTIIYGANVDEAGLLEENSFVKAVKEHAKAVGADVVVLCAKVEEEMIGLEEDEAEEFLKELGIEESGLKQIIRLAFDKLGLASYFTAGVKEVRAWTIEKGWKAPKAAAVIHNDFEKGFIRAEVIGYNDFIAFKGEAGSKEAGKMRLEGKEYIVQDGDVMHFRFNV; translated from the coding sequence ATGGGTTTAGGTGTCGGTATCGTAGGACTCCCCAATGTCGGAAAATCAACCACGTTTAACGCGCTTACCAAAGCGCAAAATGCAGAATCTGCAAACTATCCTTTTTGTACAATAGAGCCCAATAAAGCTGTGGTTCCTGTTCCAGATCCAAGACTCGAAGAGCTTGCAAAGATCGTCAATCCTGAGCGCATTCAGCACTCAACGGTCGATTTTGTTGACATCGCTGGTTTGGTTAAGGGTGCTAGTGCAGGCGAAGGTCTTGGCAATCAGTTTTTGTCCAACATTCGTGAAGTCGAAGTCATTTTACATATGGTGCGCTGTTTTGAAGATGAAAACATCACGCATGTTGAAAACAGCATCAATCCGCTTCGTGACATCGAGATCATCGAGAGTGAGCTTATTTTTGCGGACGTTCAACAACTCGACAAAAAATTAGACCGTCTCAAACGTCAAGCCAAACTCGAAAAAGGCGCACAAGCGATGGCAGAAATTGCCACGGAACTTCGCGCCCATCTTGATGACATCAAGCCTGTCAGCACCTTTGCTAGGCGTGATGATGAAAACTTTCAAGCACTCGATAAAGAGCTACGTTTTCTCTCCAACAAAACCATCATCTACGGTGCCAATGTCGATGAAGCAGGACTTTTAGAAGAGAATAGTTTTGTTAAAGCCGTTAAAGAACATGCAAAAGCTGTCGGTGCGGACGTTGTTGTTCTTTGTGCTAAAGTTGAAGAAGAGATGATTGGTCTTGAAGAGGATGAAGCCGAAGAGTTCTTAAAAGAGCTTGGCATCGAAGAATCAGGTCTTAAACAGATCATCCGTCTTGCCTTTGACAAACTTGGCCTTGCGTCATACTTCACAGCAGGTGTCAAAGAAGTTCGCGCGTGGACGATTGAAAAAGGGTGGAAAGCCCCTAAGGCTGCGGCAGTGATTCACAACGATTTTGAAAAAGGATTTATCCGTGCCGAAGTCATTGGCTACAACGATTTTATCGCATTCAAAGGCGAAGCTGGCTCAAAAGAAGCAGGTAAAATGCGCCTAGAAGGCAAAGAGTACATCGTTCAAGATGGCGATGTGATGCACTTTAGATTTAACGTTTAA
- a CDS encoding PepSY-associated TM helix domain-containing protein, translated as MEGAKKIFKQRLQRIHVAVGINISLLLYVAVFFGIFAILLPFVQVWEKPSRHYAMPNVEKVDYSAMIDPVLADPDYPQVNGITITLPGAMHDPALRISTMFMKTKVFNSNTAQEVENEDEQSQLARFLNYMHYGRPFKLFGYLVFGFTAVAAMFLIIGGLMLIWKINYKNSGKNAQSKFAKWHRKIFMWVFPPFIIITLTGALMNIGYNASGPMAYLASKGETFETWKLVGPVLYPNLARIEKKNDTAPMLSMNEILLKAKAIMPEVQIHKITLSNWKDSSAQAKVEGYNPYMPFLNGISNEPSVTLSGVDGSLIAQHKVMDKHWSGLFYDAIFFLHFLFGVDTFTRLFIASLMLVSAFALGFGVLLYMEKQARQFSSNVPIYHWMGKLSLSVMVGVIPATGLLFALQWSLPFDLPERFFWHKSAFALFWIATLTWSFYRLNSYQTAKEFLKLGGILFFISPLIHFYTSGFSPLLLWQEEMMSILSVDIGLFVVGALLLWIGFKLPQEQEKIQAFWTQKFQLKD; from the coding sequence ATGGAAGGAGCTAAAAAGATTTTTAAACAACGTCTCCAACGCATTCACGTTGCGGTGGGCATTAACATTTCGCTGCTGCTTTATGTGGCTGTTTTTTTTGGTATTTTTGCCATTTTGCTTCCTTTTGTTCAGGTGTGGGAGAAGCCTTCGCGCCATTATGCAATGCCTAATGTTGAAAAAGTGGACTACTCCGCGATGATCGATCCTGTGCTTGCTGATCCTGATTACCCGCAAGTTAATGGCATTACCATCACCCTACCCGGTGCCATGCACGACCCGGCTCTTCGCATTTCAACGATGTTTATGAAAACAAAAGTGTTCAATTCTAACACCGCACAAGAGGTGGAAAACGAAGATGAACAGTCTCAACTCGCACGCTTTTTAAACTATATGCACTATGGCAGACCCTTTAAACTCTTTGGCTACCTTGTGTTTGGATTTACCGCCGTTGCTGCGATGTTTCTTATCATCGGTGGACTGATGCTTATTTGGAAAATCAACTATAAAAACAGTGGCAAAAATGCCCAAAGCAAGTTTGCCAAATGGCACCGCAAAATTTTCATGTGGGTTTTTCCACCGTTTATCATCATCACGCTCACGGGAGCACTGATGAACATCGGATACAACGCGTCAGGACCGATGGCATATCTGGCATCCAAAGGCGAAACCTTCGAGACGTGGAAACTGGTAGGCCCTGTGCTCTACCCCAATCTTGCGCGCATTGAGAAGAAAAATGACACAGCTCCTATGCTCTCCATGAATGAGATTTTGCTCAAAGCCAAAGCGATTATGCCTGAGGTTCAAATCCATAAAATTACGCTCAGCAACTGGAAAGACTCAAGTGCGCAAGCCAAAGTCGAAGGATACAATCCCTATATGCCGTTTTTAAACGGTATCTCCAATGAGCCAAGCGTAACGCTGAGTGGCGTTGATGGCAGTCTTATTGCCCAGCACAAAGTGATGGACAAGCACTGGTCGGGGCTTTTTTACGATGCGATCTTCTTTTTGCATTTTCTCTTTGGGGTTGACACGTTTACAAGGCTATTTATCGCCTCACTCATGCTCGTTTCTGCCTTCGCATTAGGCTTTGGTGTGCTGCTTTACATGGAAAAACAGGCGCGTCAATTTTCGTCTAACGTTCCGATCTACCACTGGATGGGCAAACTCTCCTTAAGCGTTATGGTCGGGGTTATTCCTGCGACGGGACTTTTATTTGCACTGCAATGGAGCTTGCCGTTTGATCTACCTGAACGCTTTTTCTGGCACAAAAGTGCTTTTGCGCTCTTTTGGATCGCAACATTGACGTGGTCGTTTTACCGTCTTAACTCCTACCAAACGGCAAAAGAGTTTTTAAAACTGGGCGGTATTTTGTTTTTCATTAGCCCCCTCATTCACTTTTACACCAGTGGTTTTTCACCACTTCTCTTGTGGCAAGAGGAAATGATGAGCATCTTAAGTGTGGATATTGGGCTATTTGTTGTAGGCGCTTTGCTGCTTTGGATCGGTTTTAAACTCCCACAAGAGCAAGAGAAAATTCAAGCATTTTGGACACAAAAATTTCAACTGAAGGATTGA
- a CDS encoding TonB-dependent siderophore receptor: MRLLKHSLVAHSVALLLAGSLYAGDGTYTITTTSLKEAIETLSEQSKLPYIMDTNILTGKKATPIKNVEGLEKALKLLLDGTGLEAVIKDNTIIVKQKDDANVALDAITIHAADESAISEGTGSYTTKSMRTATKLNLSTRETPQSVTVLTDQKLEDMGLSSYQEMLSYVTGVSLNRMDERIYPTARGFDVDYYLIDGMPTYAISDAGANDIDLSIYDRVEIVKGANGLMTGAGNPAVGLNFIRKHANSKEVKGEVEVSAGSWDAYSSSMDVSSPLNEEGNIRGRLVAKHEDKKSFMNGYEKTNDIVYGVVDMDLTETTYLSIAAEYQKLDRSGIRWGGLPAFYSDGTRTHFSRSATVSEDYTAWNSETKAFYLDFKQYLYNDISFNLAYSYRKLYGDSSLLYFGGTVDQASGTGEGYVYRYVNDSLYNEQNIDVYISAPFELANLNHEIIFGVMRNTSDLKYNNWGMDYPVSSLASPVMNLYAINVANPNLSMDYATTPHKTTQMGTYVAGKFSLTDDLKLITGLRVSDWKYKNDTGTGNKEFTNELTPYAGLIYDLNENHSVYVSYTDIFKPQDHKDVSGEYLDPIVGKNYETGIKGEYFDKRLNASLSVFRVEQDNVGEATSQFVSGTTDYAYEAVDGVVSKGFEIDINGEITDNWNMGFGIANFEAKDADGNKISTKASRTMANLFTKYTIQKFGFGLGLNYRSKIYTGSGATEITQDAYILTNAMVSYDVDKHMKLQLNVNNIFDKEYYEGIGSDGMVYGSPRNATLSFKYTF, from the coding sequence ATGCGCTTACTCAAACACTCTTTGGTAGCACACTCAGTTGCATTGCTTCTGGCGGGAAGCTTGTATGCAGGAGATGGCACGTACACCATCACGACAACGTCGCTCAAAGAGGCGATCGAAACCCTCTCAGAGCAATCCAAACTGCCCTACATCATGGATACGAACATCCTTACGGGCAAAAAAGCGACTCCGATTAAAAATGTCGAGGGATTGGAGAAAGCTTTAAAACTGCTTTTAGACGGCACGGGACTTGAGGCGGTTATTAAAGATAATACCATCATCGTTAAACAAAAAGACGATGCCAATGTCGCACTCGATGCCATCACTATTCATGCAGCAGATGAATCTGCGATTAGCGAAGGAACGGGTTCTTACACGACCAAAAGCATGCGTACGGCAACCAAGCTCAACTTATCCACACGCGAAACACCCCAATCGGTGACCGTGCTGACCGATCAAAAACTCGAAGATATGGGTCTTTCCTCTTATCAAGAGATGCTGAGTTACGTTACAGGCGTCTCTTTAAATCGTATGGATGAAAGAATATACCCAACGGCACGAGGCTTTGATGTCGATTATTATCTGATAGATGGGATGCCGACTTACGCTATCTCAGATGCAGGTGCCAATGATATTGACCTATCCATTTACGATCGTGTTGAAATCGTAAAAGGGGCTAATGGATTAATGACGGGAGCGGGTAACCCTGCTGTGGGATTGAATTTTATTCGCAAACATGCCAATTCTAAAGAGGTCAAAGGCGAAGTAGAAGTTTCTGCTGGTTCATGGGATGCTTACAGTTCTTCCATGGATGTTTCATCACCGCTTAATGAAGAGGGAAATATCAGAGGACGTCTTGTCGCGAAACACGAAGATAAAAAATCGTTTATGAACGGCTATGAAAAAACAAACGACATTGTTTATGGCGTTGTGGATATGGACTTAACGGAGACCACGTACCTCTCCATTGCTGCTGAGTATCAAAAACTGGATCGTAGTGGAATTCGTTGGGGTGGGTTGCCTGCGTTTTACAGTGATGGTACGCGAACCCATTTTTCCAGATCTGCTACGGTCAGTGAAGACTATACGGCTTGGAACAGCGAAACAAAAGCTTTTTATCTTGATTTTAAGCAGTACCTTTACAACGACATCTCTTTCAATCTTGCTTATTCGTACCGTAAACTCTACGGCGATTCATCACTGCTCTATTTTGGAGGAACGGTTGATCAAGCTAGCGGTACGGGCGAAGGCTATGTTTACCGTTATGTCAATGATTCGCTTTACAACGAGCAAAATATCGATGTTTATATCTCTGCACCGTTTGAATTAGCGAATCTCAATCATGAAATCATCTTTGGCGTGATGCGTAACACTTCCGATCTTAAATACAATAACTGGGGTATGGATTATCCTGTATCCTCTCTTGCGAGTCCTGTTATGAATTTGTATGCTATCAATGTAGCCAATCCTAATTTATCAATGGATTATGCGACGACTCCCCATAAAACCACCCAAATGGGAACCTATGTCGCTGGCAAATTCTCTTTAACGGATGATTTGAAACTCATTACGGGACTCAGGGTTTCGGATTGGAAATATAAAAACGATACTGGCACAGGAAATAAAGAGTTTACCAACGAACTGACGCCGTACGCAGGGCTTATTTACGATCTCAACGAAAATCACTCTGTTTACGTCAGTTACACCGATATTTTTAAACCACAAGATCATAAAGATGTGAGCGGAGAGTATCTTGATCCCATCGTTGGAAAAAATTACGAAACGGGCATCAAAGGCGAATACTTCGATAAACGCTTAAACGCATCATTGTCTGTCTTTAGAGTTGAACAAGACAATGTCGGTGAAGCGACCAGCCAGTTCGTTTCAGGTACGACGGACTATGCGTACGAAGCCGTTGATGGCGTCGTGAGTAAAGGGTTTGAAATCGATATTAACGGCGAAATAACCGATAACTGGAATATGGGCTTTGGAATCGCCAATTTTGAAGCTAAGGATGCGGATGGCAACAAAATTTCAACGAAAGCCTCTCGCACGATGGCAAATCTCTTTACCAAATACACCATTCAAAAATTCGGTTTTGGTCTGGGACTGAACTATCGAAGCAAAATCTACACGGGAAGTGGTGCAACCGAAATCACCCAAGATGCATATATTCTAACCAACGCGATGGTTTCATACGATGTGGATAAACATATGAAACTCCAACTCAATGTGAATAATATTTTTGATAAAGAGTATTACGAAGGTATCGGCTCGGATGGCATGGTGTATGGCTCACCACGCAATGCCACGCTTAGCTTTAAATACACATTTTAA
- a CDS encoding FecR family protein, producing MSIQENIQHQARLWLSKQSEGENLQTDSTFLAWIACDARHHEAFQDEKKLLQEVHALPQAFLDDLKREVRHTREVRNTKPLFLRYIAPLAVAACTLCVVYFTLFYDRITFSEQYVATNKVHNDILLPDTSKIALDANTSIDVTYFKSKRLVKLSRGKAIFDVFPNQTAPFIIQTDRVNIKVLGTKFEVQNFENLLQINVKEGKVEVSALNHNDKPIALVTKGESLSFNLVTQHIDLQKINAQKVGEWQQGKYTFYQASLKEVFNEFAKHLDITVYLDTRVAALPISGNFDVHRLDAFLDALPLIHPVMIEKSATKIVIK from the coding sequence ATGTCGATCCAAGAAAATATACAGCATCAAGCACGCTTATGGCTCTCCAAGCAGAGCGAAGGCGAAAACCTTCAAACTGACTCAACCTTTCTCGCATGGATTGCCTGTGATGCGCGCCATCATGAAGCTTTTCAGGATGAAAAAAAGTTGCTGCAAGAGGTTCATGCACTGCCGCAAGCGTTTTTGGATGATCTGAAACGTGAAGTGAGGCACACACGCGAAGTACGAAATACAAAACCCCTCTTTTTGCGCTACATAGCACCGCTTGCCGTTGCCGCCTGTACGCTGTGCGTGGTTTATTTTACCCTCTTTTACGATCGCATCACGTTTTCAGAGCAGTATGTTGCCACAAATAAAGTTCACAACGACATTCTCTTGCCTGACACATCAAAAATTGCCCTAGATGCCAATACCAGCATCGACGTGACCTACTTTAAAAGCAAACGTTTGGTGAAATTGTCGCGTGGCAAAGCCATTTTCGATGTTTTTCCCAACCAGACGGCACCTTTTATCATTCAAACGGACAGGGTGAACATCAAAGTGCTAGGCACTAAATTTGAGGTTCAAAACTTTGAAAACCTTCTTCAAATCAATGTCAAAGAGGGAAAAGTGGAGGTTTCCGCACTCAATCATAACGATAAACCTATTGCTTTAGTAACTAAAGGAGAAAGCCTTAGTTTCAATCTAGTGACACAACATATTGACCTTCAAAAAATCAACGCCCAAAAAGTTGGAGAGTGGCAACAGGGAAAATACACCTTTTACCAAGCAAGCCTCAAAGAGGTCTTTAACGAATTTGCCAAGCATCTTGATATCACGGTTTATCTCGATACACGCGTTGCAGCTCTTCCCATCAGTGGGAATTTTGATGTGCACCGACTCGACGCTTTTTTAGACGCATTGCCGCTTATTCATCCTGTGATGATCGAAAAAAGCGCCACTAAAATCGTCATCAAATAA
- a CDS encoding RNA polymerase sigma factor: protein MIQYYKELLFFIKSRIPNKDYAQDIVQESYMKAIALQNSQEILNKRALLYKIAKNLMIDKARKNFNLQEVLYEENAYIAKTVEPEEVLLEQDRQKTLMRALQTLPQKRKEAFVLHVLEGYSRDEVSQMMGISIEAVEKHLSRASIELKEKIKRKEGGF from the coding sequence ATGATTCAGTATTATAAAGAATTATTGTTTTTTATTAAGAGCAGAATCCCCAATAAAGATTATGCACAAGATATTGTTCAAGAATCGTATATGAAAGCCATTGCTCTGCAAAATAGCCAAGAGATCCTCAACAAACGGGCACTGCTGTATAAAATCGCAAAAAATCTTATGATCGATAAAGCCCGTAAAAACTTTAATCTCCAAGAAGTACTCTATGAAGAGAACGCATACATCGCTAAAACCGTTGAGCCTGAAGAGGTGTTGCTTGAACAAGATCGTCAAAAAACACTGATGCGAGCGCTTCAAACACTGCCTCAAAAGCGCAAAGAAGCCTTTGTTTTGCATGTGCTTGAAGGCTACAGCCGAGATGAAGTTTCGCAGATGATGGGCATTTCCATCGAAGCGGTTGAAAAGCATCTCTCACGTGCCAGCATAGAGCTCAAAGAGAAGATCAAACGTAAAGAGGGTGGTTTTTGA
- a CDS encoding ferredoxin-thioredoxin reductase catalytic domain-containing protein, with the protein MITKIDMNSPEFLAEFEKTEVFTDKVCEQFGFAYTPLTEVKESIQQGLTRNKLIYGKRYCPCFMVIGNTPEEQAKADNRLCPCTPALTVEIPQKGKCHCTIFCTPEHARELAQEENTEEVAHTHTRGLSKEECEVLMKKEQLDGSELEALLEAREQGCVKFNLVDTREWMEWIGNRIKGTDFLIPTTSFHNAMEQLNGKENTPVILYCYSGSRSAYCQRILKHMGFKTVLNLEYGIMAYDGETLSGE; encoded by the coding sequence TTGATAACTAAAATAGATATGAACTCACCCGAGTTTCTAGCAGAATTTGAAAAAACAGAGGTATTTACCGACAAGGTATGCGAGCAATTTGGATTCGCCTACACCCCACTCACCGAAGTCAAAGAGTCCATCCAGCAAGGCTTAACACGCAATAAACTGATTTATGGCAAACGCTACTGTCCCTGTTTTATGGTCATCGGAAACACACCCGAAGAGCAAGCCAAAGCCGATAACCGTTTATGCCCCTGTACGCCTGCACTCACGGTAGAAATTCCCCAAAAAGGCAAATGCCACTGCACGATCTTCTGCACGCCTGAGCACGCGCGCGAACTTGCCCAAGAAGAAAACACCGAAGAAGTAGCACATACGCATACTCGCGGTCTCAGCAAAGAAGAGTGCGAAGTCTTGATGAAAAAAGAACAACTCGATGGCAGTGAACTCGAAGCGCTCCTAGAAGCTAGAGAACAAGGCTGTGTGAAGTTCAACCTTGTCGACACACGCGAATGGATGGAGTGGATCGGCAACCGTATCAAAGGCACTGACTTCCTGATCCCCACCACCAGCTTTCACAATGCTATGGAGCAGTTAAACGGCAAAGAGAACACACCTGTCATTTTATACTGCTACAGCGGAAGCAGAAGTGCGTATTGTCAACGCATTTTAAAACACATGGGTTTTAAAACCGTCCTCAATCTGGAATATGGGATTATGGCGTACGATGGGGAAACACTGAGCGGAGAATAA
- a CDS encoding TorD/DmsD family molecular chaperone: protein MQTLQPHDTLRLDEVKHLRDIFNAQNSKELKVAFDALNASIEISQEDLEIQFNRYFVGPMETVADPFASVYLDNPDVFMSKTTLYVRDLYETMGFTYSLKNVIPEDHLGVELDAYYQLLFLEIAKEITYLSDLRHYFLHEHLALWIPRFLERGLAQSERDSKAMTFILLQLKSLLIRETTTTRSS, encoded by the coding sequence ATGCAAACGCTTCAACCGCACGATACGTTAAGACTGGACGAGGTCAAACATCTTCGCGATATCTTCAATGCTCAAAATTCCAAAGAGCTTAAAGTTGCGTTTGATGCACTGAATGCTTCCATCGAAATTTCACAAGAGGATTTGGAAATTCAGTTCAATCGCTATTTTGTAGGTCCCATGGAAACCGTTGCCGATCCTTTTGCCTCCGTCTACCTCGATAATCCCGATGTTTTTATGTCCAAAACTACTTTATATGTAAGAGATTTGTACGAAACGATGGGCTTTACCTATTCGCTTAAAAACGTTATTCCTGAAGATCATTTGGGTGTCGAATTAGATGCCTATTACCAACTACTTTTTCTTGAAATTGCTAAAGAGATCACCTATTTAAGTGACCTTCGTCACTATTTTTTACATGAACACTTAGCCCTTTGGATACCGCGTTTTCTTGAACGTGGCTTAGCGCAAAGTGAACGAGACTCTAAAGCGATGACTTTTATTTTACTGCAGCTCAAATCGTTATTGATAAGAGAAACCACGACAACAAGGAGTTCTTGA
- a CDS encoding molybdopterin-dependent oxidoreductase translates to MSYSKEKVESILNNGISRRSFLKGLAASGVLTSLPGGILQANEDLNTKIPYVGQKNYQTFRNACPRNCYDTCSIKTYVKDGVMQFIEGATESTYTRGGCCVKGNSYVKRVYSARRLKFPMMQVGGKGSGNWKRISWDYAMETIAKKLLEMKKEDGTLLGAALTKYSGNFGITHYGVEGMFSSIGYTTRLAGTPCWPAGIDAQNLDMGDMWCNDPEEMKDSKFIILWGVNPASNSVHSMKYIYEAKKKGAKVVVIDPIFTEAASKASQYIQIKTGTDGLLALGMAKIIIEANLHDQKWLDANSKGYKEYKAYLDKEIKLDNVSKITGIPLAMIKELALSFAKAKPATVWMGYGMQRHTNGGSMIRAIDALVAVSGNIGKYAGGARYGHLSTWGFNYAALSQTKPEGSVGYTGVSAIKGEFAKESGAKAAYTDRSLNINKTARELLNAKEPKVRLLWVACKNVFSQDFDRNQLIRMFQQLDLVVVADQFFNETAKWADIVLPVATQFEEYDVNVSYWHYWLSLNEQAIKPLFEVKSDVEIAALLSKHMNKLEKGSCTFPQSVDTKVMTIKEFNPGIYEQFGIKSWEELKNGPVKAKAVIPYADGKFKTPSGKFEFYSDKALELFGNALPSYVEVRKPYDKFRMTSPHSRWSLHSQFQNLEWMEDMHPEPYVYINPDDAEAKMVKEGDTVAVFNKQGLLRVKAKLTDNVQAGTVLMYEQWYNNNIYNVNELVDDTSSDMGAFKTGAPGVALHDTFVNFRKL, encoded by the coding sequence ATGAGTTATTCCAAAGAAAAAGTTGAGAGCATTCTCAACAACGGCATCAGCCGAAGAAGTTTTCTAAAAGGCTTAGCAGCCAGTGGTGTATTGACATCGCTTCCAGGCGGTATTCTTCAAGCCAATGAAGATCTCAATACTAAAATTCCCTATGTAGGGCAAAAAAATTACCAAACGTTTCGCAATGCGTGTCCACGAAACTGTTACGACACCTGTAGTATCAAAACTTACGTCAAAGATGGCGTGATGCAGTTTATCGAAGGCGCAACGGAGTCTACCTATACCAGAGGTGGCTGTTGTGTTAAAGGCAATTCGTACGTCAAGAGAGTTTACTCAGCGCGTCGTCTTAAATTCCCAATGATGCAAGTGGGCGGCAAAGGTTCAGGCAACTGGAAACGCATCTCTTGGGATTATGCGATGGAAACGATTGCTAAAAAACTCTTAGAGATGAAAAAAGAAGATGGAACCTTGCTTGGTGCTGCACTCACCAAATACTCTGGCAACTTTGGCATCACCCATTACGGTGTAGAGGGGATGTTTAGCTCTATTGGCTATACCACCAGACTTGCGGGAACACCATGTTGGCCAGCGGGTATTGACGCGCAAAACCTCGATATGGGCGATATGTGGTGTAACGATCCTGAAGAGATGAAAGACAGTAAATTTATCATTCTTTGGGGTGTGAATCCTGCGAGCAACTCGGTTCACTCGATGAAATACATCTATGAAGCGAAGAAAAAGGGTGCTAAAGTTGTCGTCATCGACCCAATTTTCACCGAAGCCGCTTCCAAAGCGAGTCAATACATTCAGATTAAAACAGGCACCGATGGTCTCTTAGCGCTTGGAATGGCAAAGATTATCATTGAAGCCAATTTACACGATCAAAAATGGCTTGATGCGAACTCAAAAGGGTACAAAGAGTACAAAGCGTATCTTGATAAAGAGATCAAATTAGACAATGTTTCTAAAATTACAGGCATTCCTCTTGCAATGATTAAAGAGTTGGCTTTATCGTTTGCAAAAGCAAAACCTGCAACTGTTTGGATGGGCTATGGTATGCAACGTCACACCAATGGCGGCTCAATGATTCGTGCGATTGACGCATTGGTAGCAGTTTCAGGAAACATTGGCAAATACGCAGGTGGTGCTCGTTATGGTCACCTGAGCACATGGGGCTTTAACTATGCCGCACTTTCTCAAACCAAACCAGAAGGCAGCGTTGGGTACACCGGTGTTAGCGCTATCAAAGGTGAATTTGCGAAAGAGAGTGGTGCAAAAGCGGCGTATACCGATCGTTCTTTAAACATCAACAAAACAGCGCGTGAACTTTTAAATGCAAAAGAGCCCAAAGTAAGATTGCTGTGGGTGGCCTGTAAAAATGTCTTCTCACAAGATTTTGATCGCAATCAACTTATCCGTATGTTTCAACAACTTGACCTTGTGGTCGTTGCCGATCAGTTCTTTAATGAAACCGCAAAATGGGCCGACATCGTCCTTCCTGTTGCCACACAGTTTGAAGAGTACGATGTGAACGTCTCTTACTGGCATTACTGGTTGAGCCTCAATGAGCAAGCAATCAAACCTCTTTTTGAAGTCAAATCCGACGTTGAGATTGCAGCACTGCTTTCTAAACATATGAATAAACTAGAAAAAGGTTCATGTACCTTCCCTCAAAGTGTGGATACCAAAGTGATGACGATCAAAGAGTTTAACCCTGGCATCTACGAGCAATTTGGCATTAAATCATGGGAAGAGCTTAAAAATGGTCCCGTAAAAGCCAAAGCGGTCATTCCGTATGCCGATGGCAAGTTTAAAACTCCAAGTGGTAAGTTTGAGTTTTATTCTGACAAAGCCTTGGAGCTTTTTGGTAATGCTTTACCTTCCTATGTTGAAGTGCGTAAACCGTACGATAAATTCCGCATGACATCACCTCATAGTAGATGGAGCTTGCACTCACAGTTCCAAAACTTAGAGTGGATGGAAGACATGCACCCTGAGCCGTATGTGTACATCAACCCAGATGATGCGGAAGCCAAAATGGTCAAAGAGGGCGACACGGTAGCGGTCTTTAACAAACAAGGACTCTTACGTGTGAAAGCCAAACTCACCGACAACGTTCAAGCCGGAACCGTTTTGATGTACGAGCAGTGGTATAACAACAACATTTACAACGTCAATGAACTTGTCGATGACACCAGTTCAGACATGGGTGCGTTTAAAACGGGAGCTCCTGGAGTTGCCTTGCATGATACCTTTGTCAACTTTAGAAAACTATAA